The genomic stretch gcgcgccgcggcccgtgtccccttGATGAGAACCCAAGGCTCTTTGACTTGTAGCGCGTCGCGACCCTAATGGGTTGGTCCGCTGCTCAAATAGGGAATTATGGCCAATATggggttttaagctcgagaacctAAATGTAAGGACTCAGGAAGGATatcactacccagtttagtagaattcgaggtcctgaagGCTAGTATATTAACCCAAAGTTCTTAAATtggttagggcttgatggatgtctATTTATTAATGCGTTGTGACAAGGTTTCATGTCAAGGCtcaggtttaggggatcgtgctcgggatcgcattaaGCAACCttctcgggacacaagtaagaaaactattcATACTCGTAGAGTAAGGCATGGCCATATTATTTGTTTTAATGTGTGTGTGAATACCTGTAAatgttatgctatgttgtgcatgattatgaatgaacgGAAAAGACCgcgaatggcgaaggccgagaacggggAAGGCCTAGAACGACAAAGGCTGGGAACGACAAAGGCCgggatcgacattaagcatgctgaatgcaggctgcCAGGGCGAggccctctaagggtgttgtactcacccgctcggtgaagatcgtgaacctagtgcctggtaaagcacctgggttggCATAGGTCGCTATATGTTTAATCAATTATCTATTTAAGTTGTTTATTACAGGATTGAATTGTGATATgctttatgttgagttttcttgctaggcctcggctcacgggtgctctatggtgcaggtaagggtaaaggaaaggtcgaccaaccataagTTGAAGAGCATGGagcaacgtgtacatgttcggcctacctggctaccatAACTGGGGTTGTTTGAGGAATTTACTGTAAATGGTTgaatttgtcgcttaggtcaactgtATTGAAACTTTTGAATAGTAATACATTttcttaaacaatattttgggatcctaatgtataacttttatgactttaatgaatgtccaaatcttttataattaacgtttgtcaaatgagtctttattttgatttaatcacactttttaacctaaaacctcgattagtgggTTAAtagcacatttataaatcacatggtaacgactctaaggtggtAGAGCGTTACATTTCTTCTCTTCTACTACTTCTCAaatctatttacttgtatttttagcAATTGAGTTTGTAACATCTATTTTAGTAaacaccttgtctattgtatttcttgcttagagttgtatcttgATTTCTATTCATTCCATTTAATATTATAATCTCTAACATTTTTTAAAGAAAAGTTTTAGCGTTTTGTGCGAATTAACCCGCACAAACCGCTCAACCCAATTATTGGGCAGATTACTGGTTGGCAAGTGTCAACCTAATTATAACTTTGGACATATTGAAAATATCCCAACCCACCAAAATTGACCAATTAACATTCCTAATATGTACAACATATACAtggattttttatatttttaccaaaatttaaactaaaatCACCTTAGTATAAAAGTACTATTACCATAATGGTGAAGAGAATCATATATCTCTAATGTGTTATAACTTTAGATTCCATGATAGACGCACCACCATTCACAACTATTATCATTATCATATATGAGTTATACCCAAAGCTAaaacttctttctttttcttttttttttggctaaAGAGCAAAGAAATATAGCATTTGTGCGCTAGATTCGTAAGTCTTCACCCATCAAAATTCTATCGGATTATATCCTATTTAAGATTATATGATCTACTATGCGTTTGAAGTTTTGTCAATTAAAGTTGATATTATCTTGGCTAAATAAGTTTGTCATAGTTAAACAGTAACTTAGCATGGAAATTCTTTGGAGTGAGTGAGACTCACGCGTCTCTAATCTATTTGGTAACATGACAATGATGGGTGATGATGTGCGGAGAAAAagcatttttgaaaaaaaaaatattttacatttttgaaggaataattaaataataaaaattagattATATAATATTGGAAAAAGTTGAcaagaagggtaaaatggtcaattgaGATAGAGACAAAACACGTGGCAAACGGTCGACCCAGTTAGCAAGTCACCCCTTCCTTCCCGACGATTTGGGGTGGGCTTTAAATACACGCACCATCTTCATCAACCCAACCtccctttattttttattttctccttctctttctctgGCGAAGATCCCAAATCTCGCTCTCTATTTTCTCCGGCGATATCCATTCAAACCTTCCTCAATTCGACTCATTTATTTGATCTCTTCCTCGTCGAAGCCATGAATCCCGAATAGTAAGCTCAATTTTTATTaccttttttctttcatttttgttTGGTTCGTTTTTGGTTTTTGATCTTAGGACCTTGGAATTATGTATCTTTGATGCTTGCTTTTTTGCTATCGAATTTGGTTAGATCTgctatgattttattttattttttcttatttgatttattttttaatctgaAAACGTTCTCTATTTTTACTGTTGATTCAGTGTAATAGTCTATGATTCTTTGATATAGTGATTGGATTGAAAAGTTTTTTTGAACTTCGCTTGTGGATTAAGATCTATGCGCTTTCGGTTTAGATCCGTTGACGTTTGGGACAAAGTTAGGGTAACGAGTTTCTGGAGGGGAATCAGAATTTGGATAAAAAAAATTTGACCCAATCGTTGAAATATGTCTGTTAATTTGAAGAATCTGCTTCAAATCTTTAAAGTGTAAAATATTTACGAAATTTAGAGGCTTAATTTAGGGGAAATTCTCCGGATGATTTCCCGAATTGGTAAATAGATTTGTAGAATTTGGGGGtaataatttttgtttaatttagcctctttttctttttctattttatttgtgATTCTCTGGACGAGGTCACTGATGGGTTATGGAACTTCAGCTGCTAGTTGTGCTTAAGACTACTTAACCGCTGCGATATTATTGTCAGATTTAATGAGATCATTTGTTTTGGACCTTTTGCTGTAAAAATCTAATTTCTTACTAATATTTATTACCTTTGGTGTTCTCATATATGCAGTGACTATCTTTTTAAGCTTTTGCTTATTGGAGACTCTGGTGTCGGTAAATCATGTCTACTTCTGAGGTTTGCTGTAAGTTGCTTTACTTTCTCTCTATTGAGATAGAAAAAATTTATGTGTTGCATAGGAAGAACAAAAGGATATTTATTCGGGGAAAGGCATCATGGTGGTCGAACTTGTGTTTTATTATGTGTTTGAAATTAATGTATTTATGGGCACTTGGTGATTGCGTTGTTGATGAACTTCTGGTGTTCTTATAAATTTTATAtagaaaaaaattcaatataatgCGTGGTTTTGGCAATCTAGGATGATTCATACCTGGACAGCTACATCAGTACTATTGGAGTTGATTTTGTAAGTAATTATTTATGTACAGTACTATGTTACACACCTAATATCTTTAACTTAGGCAGCTCTAATCTCtgtatttatttttccttttctagAAAATCAGAACTGTGGAACAGGATGGGAAGACCATTAAACTTCAAATTGTAAGTAAATGAATTTCCTCGTTGCGGTTTGCTTTGTTGATAATGGTGCTAAGATCTGTGTCACGCTATTTGCATGATATTTAGAACTTGTCAAatgtattaattaataatatatttattacttTTGTTGTAATATAATCACATTCCTTCATCCCAATATTCTATTGTGAATTGTGATGCATTTTGCTATTGCAATTGCTAATTGTTGTCCCTGCTGCTGTTTGGATATGCAGTGGGACACTGCTGGCCAAGAACGTTTCAGGACAATCACCAGTAGTTACTACCGTGGGGCTCATGGCATTATTGTAAGTACATTCTTTCTCTTTTTGTTATTTTGTGTGTGCTTTTCTCTGTATGGCCCATGTTGATACCCCATGTACAACTTTAGTCTTACGTTAATTGGCTCTTGTGCAGGTTGTCTATGATGTCACAGACCAAGAGAGCTTCAACAATGTCAAGCAATGGTTGAATGAAATTGACCGCTACGCCAGTGAAAATGTGAACAAGCTTTTAGTTGGAAACAAGTGCGATCTTACAGCGAACAAAGTAGTGTCCTATGAGACTGCTAAGGTAAAAAACTCACCTACAGTTGGTTATATATTTCTGTTGTGAGAGGTGATCAAGAACAGACATTGACCATTTTATTATTGTTCAGGCATTCGCTGATGAAATTGGAATCCCATTCATGGAAACTAGTGCCAAGAGTGCAACAAATGTAGAGCAAGCTTTCATGGCCATGGCTGCTGAAATTAAGAACAGGTAACTGTGGTTTTTATGATTTGGTTATTCATCGATTTTTCCTTAAATGCCACATTCTTTTTCCTCTTTCAACTGAACTATTTTTACACATTGGCATTATGTATAGGATGGCTAGCCAGCCCGTTAACAATGCCAGGCCACCGACGGTCCAGATCCGAGGACAGCCCGTCAACCAGAAGTCCGGTTGCTGCTCGTCTTAAATGGAaatagtagtggtggtggtgggaaCGATGTTAATTCGTGTTTCCAGTGGGCATGTAAAACTAGTTCCTTATCTTAATGCTTTGATATAAAAGATAATTGTCTCTCAtgatttctcttttttctttctcaGTTGTCAGTACTTTGTTAAATCTACCATTCTTTTCAATGTATTTTGATTTTGGAAACAAACATTTCTGTACAAATTAGGAATATTGGTGGATAGCAGTATTTGCCCCCCTCTCTCATTATGCCCCTATTATTTGTCACATTTTATCCAACCAGTGTCCCACTTTATTTAACCTTTGTCTTTACTTGGCAATTGCCATTTCATTAAATGAATCGATCTAATCTATAATATTAGTAGCTCCCAATAGTTTtccaaatttatttattatgttatgtGTTGCAGCAAAATATGGATACAGATTCATTAAACGCTCATTTATTCTCTGATAAATTCGATGCGTCATAAGCTGGTGGAAAGTAACGAGGCCTTGAATTAGATTTGTGGTGTTTATTGTATACAAATAATATGGTTATATTTCGGGAAAACACCACCAACTTCTTTGAGTTTTTCAATTTGAATTAAAAGTTGTATTTAAAGTATTTCTTTTGCAAAATTGTACTTTCCACTCAATTATTGTTTTGGATGGGGTCGCATGGGAGTGCTGTAAAGTTAGTATCCTGCGTTTCGTTTACGTTGGTTTTTTTCTTTTATGGGAGAGGCGTGTACGTTGGGATTGAGCTATACCttatttattttgataaaaaaaaactatttaaatAAATGATTATCATTGATTAAATTTGAAATCATAAACAAAGTTTCATTCAAAATTGTAGAcatacaaataaatgattatagtgTTTACTTAAGTTATTTTAAATGCATATTTGTATTGATTTTCAATAAACTTAAgttgtattaataaaaatgataaatattttattaattcattatAAAAGTTCCACAAATTTCATCTATTTCATTTTTAGTATTCTTGAAGTATATTTTTAGTATTCCTGAAATATAAAAATCTATGGTAATACACAATAATGTTGgaactattaaaaaaatatatcattacATCATTCTTACATTCTATTCACACTTGgtcaattaataatataatatgctACTATGGAATTCCATTTAGTTAGATTAGTTGTTTGGGTCATTGATGGTCAAAATGGACCATGTTATGCTTCTCAGAAAAGCTTTCACGCCTATGACCTATTTGTTAACCAAAATGGGCACAATAAAAACCATTCAAGTTTGATGGATTCTCGGCCAACAAACTACATTCTTCGATTTGGTTAATTTGcaataaaaaaaaatcccaaaTATTTTTTGGTCACCTGGTACAAATTTGTGTTGAGGAAACCTAACTTACTATATTCTTCAATTTAGAATTCAAACGATCAACGCTCTTATATTTTCACAAGACTTTTTGCATCGCATTCTCTCATTcgatattcttttttttttcttttcaaaatgatatttttctttcttttcaaaagATTGCATTTATAGTTTTTACTAGTTTGTGGATTGGTTGGTGCCAAATTATTGAGGGTCAAAGATAATTTATCTATTCCAAATTTCCAATATTTGGTCAATTCATCCACCACATTAATAGTAGTTTTTACATCTTTACCAATAGCGATATAAGTACCAAACATATTAACAAGTTTATCATAAAGATAAAAAATAGTTGCCTCTCAAAGCACGCTTGATCTAACCAGATCAAGCAGGCCGACCGAGGATCATTTATACATGTACATATGATTTTCGTGTCTCATTGATATTGATCTCTAGATATTTTAACACATTATTACTTATTTTTAAGTGTAATGCATATTAAAGCctgacatttttttaaaaaaaaagacgATTTAATGCCAACCATATTGTTTCTACGTTTAATTTTTTTGTACCGATATacgtttatatatataaaaatatatattatttttgtctCCTAATTTAAGCGGAGTATAATCTATGAAAATTAATCATAGTTtcaattttagtaaaaaaaatagtATATCTCTTTCAGCTTTGTGCTGATATAATTATAAATGATTATcataaagttaattaataaaggtaaaatattaatattaaaaaaagttGATTAAAATAAGAATGTAGAATTAATTATAGTAGGTTTTGTAAGAGAAACTACTATTGTTGAAATTAAGATGAAAAAGAGAGAGTTAAATTTAGTATGAGAAATTTCAGACTATATGCTAAATAGTATACCATATTTTACTCATATTACAAATTTAATAGACATCCTAAATATATGtcattttctaaaattttgaCAATAATGTCTATTTCATTAAACGTTCATCTCTCTCTCAAACTATTTCTCTCTACCATGGCAGCCCCTCCCCACCACTACCACCTCCCCACGGCCAAAagttcatctctctctctctcacacacacacacacacaaatcgTCTCTATGGCCatttgaaaacaaaaataaaaaagaaacctACTGTAAAATCCTATTTTGGCTAACATTTTTAATAtacattttattatttaattggtatttttcgaaattatatattgGGTAAGTAAGTGGATTGTGTCTCATTTTGGTAAGAATCAATTTTTTATTAAGTGCATTTTATATATAGTcaagtttccttatttatttatggCAACCTTATCCATAATGAGTGTGTATTAAAGAATTATTCTTTGTATATTTTTCTTGATTTTATCTGGTTTAAAATGAGGAAACTGAATGATGCTTGTGCCCAAAGTAAGGAAATTTCCAAATTTGAACCTGGTTGGGATTTAAGTCTAGGTTCTCCCATTTTCCTGATGCTAGAGAATGATTCTCTGTCTCACCTGGAAAATCCTATAGTTAATGTAATTGGAAACTATTTTTAGTATCTTCCTAATTTGGTCTGATTGGGATCATGAACGAGATTAGCTGGCTTAGggtttcctaaactctataaatacagACCTAAGCAACAACTAATCTTATCTCTTCACCActctaatattttatattttgaagagttcttttttatgtaaagagtagtctttgttcaactatctctttgtttgtttgtttttctttgtgttgtttattcttaaacaTGTTATAAAGTATATGACCGTGACATACAATCTTTGGGAGAAGATTTccataagtctcacttcgggaggaagcgaTCACTCATCAAGTTCAGAAGGGATTTCATGTTAttggtgtttatcaaaatcagattattaaactggagtacttcaaggttgcgaCAAGGAATTACTT from Humulus lupulus chromosome 5, drHumLupu1.1, whole genome shotgun sequence encodes the following:
- the LOC133778089 gene encoding ras-related protein RABD2c; translation: MNPEYDYLFKLLLIGDSGVGKSCLLLRFADDSYLDSYISTIGVDFKIRTVEQDGKTIKLQIWDTAGQERFRTITSSYYRGAHGIIVVYDVTDQESFNNVKQWLNEIDRYASENVNKLLVGNKCDLTANKVVSYETAKAFADEIGIPFMETSAKSATNVEQAFMAMAAEIKNRMASQPVNNARPPTVQIRGQPVNQKSGCCSS